Proteins encoded by one window of Torulaspora delbrueckii CBS 1146 chromosome 2, complete genome:
- the MNR2 gene encoding putative Mg(2+) transporter MNR2 (similar to Saccharomyces cerevisiae MNR2 (YKL064W); ancestral locus Anc_2.601), which translates to MAKRQGAEKEPLLSPNTSLASYDGSSKQNFKSDELHVGSPDSGKRHDSITDFDQADSWGILHENEGSSSNRNDRDTFIDHRPALDRMASRSKSVSNNNIHRASLPAVLTKSHSGKKVKGAEAFQKSLLAKLSPSELEEWAKDGSYGRDRFGSGLDRPRRRNTMAGDDVVIDVDELMQHVHNNTKSASSKNSKSAHSSNPEGYNSRPSSRGSSTNSSLDDVCLYLDDEGDTEGKKWPDCSVLEEFSKEETDKLRRQALKDAEEFHFQYDDEDELDEESGSNEGIFFSKPIVTSIDVPELGNKRVNEAEQLKPGRLRPKKIAPWHLKRALVPSSYQTLKDHTNIGHDSSTRDNFLVGRNIQYPPHIVSNNPEHFRFTYFRVDLDSTIHSPTVSGLLQPGQKFEELFNDSVYSENTSRRKSVTPSMTKSSTPFQGQTAGMNPLSSTANNRSSYNVPSLEEEEDEVSPFWLDVLNPTEEEMKVLSKAFGIHPLTTEDIFLGEAREKVELFKDYYLVCFRSFDIVAERHTRKKKMRQDSIAPERESLQKSQHSVKRSRWLPTFRRRRRSSTIRTATASSLSNKRRKDEKEQEEKQKYKRKSGDRHKPRQGELEPLNVYIIVFRTGVLTFHFAPTPHPINVRRRARLLKDYLSVTSDWIAYALIDDITDSFAPMIELIEDEVYDIEDAILKMHHSEDSSNEDSDDSDSSDSDNESFPFDRSSRRTAFSRGTRSSGSSSSRTRSTGDSTFNVNLIGWKKKGDMLRRIGECRKRVMSILRLLGSKADVIKGFSKRCNERWDVAPRSEIGMYLGDIQDHIITMVSSLNHYEKLLSRSHSNYLAQINIDMTKVNNDMNDVLGKITILGTVVLPMNVITGLWGMNVIVPGQFNESLNWFMSIFAFMLVLAYTAYVYTKRRFGF; encoded by the coding sequence ATGGCAAAGAGACAAGGAGCTGAGAAAGAGCCACTTTTGTCGCCTAATACTAGTTTGGCCTCCTACGATGGATCATCGAAACAGAACTTTAAGAGTGATGAACTACATGTAGGCTCACCTGATAGTGGGAAACGTCATGATTCTATCACAGATTTCGATCAGGCGGATTCTTGGGGGATCTTACATGAAAATGAAGGTTCCAGCAGCAATAGGAATGATCGCGACACTTTTATTGATCACAGACCAGCTTTGGATCGTATGGCTAGTAGATCCAAAAGTGTATCAAACAACAATATACACCGTGCTTCACTTCCAGCAGTTTTAACTAAGTCGCATTCTGGCAAGAAGGTTAAAGGTGCTGAAGCGTTCCAGAAATCTCTACTAGCCAAACTGTCTCCTTCGGAGTTAGAAGAATGGGCCAAGGATGGAAGTTATGGACGTGATAGGTTTGGAAGTGGACTAGATAGACCAAGGAGGAGAAATACGATGGCTGGTGATGATGTTGTCATCGATGTGGATGAGCTGATGCAACATGTCCATAATAATACAAAGAGTGCAAGctcaaaaaattcaaaaagtGCACATAGTTCTAATCCTGAGGGTTATAATTCAAGACCCTCATCAAGAGGCTCGTCTACAAATTCCTCCCTGGATGATGTTTGCTTGTAcctggatgatgaaggtgataCAGAGGGCAAAAAATGGCCGGATTGCAGtgttttggaagaattttcaaaggaaGAGACTGACAAGCTAAGAAGACAGGCTTTAAAAGATGCCGAGGAGTTTCATTTCCAAtacgatgatgaggatgagtTAGATGAGGAATCTGGAAGCAATGAAGGTATCTTTTTCTCAAAACCAATTGTGACTAGTATTGATGTGCCTGAGCTTGGTAACAAGAGAGTAAATGAGGCCGAACAGTTGAAACCCGGTAGATTAAGACCCAAGAAGATTGCTCCATGGCATCTGAAACGTGCTTTAGTGCCATCCTCTTACCAGACCTTGAAAGACCATACAAACATTGGGCATGACAGTTCCACGCGCGATAACTTCCTTGTAGGTCGCAACATTCAGTACCCACCGCACATTGTCTCGAATAACCCAGAGCATTTCAGATTTACCTATTTCCGTGTTGATCTAGACTCAACGATTCATTCACCCACTGTTTCCGGTTTGTTACAACCTGGTCAAAAGTTCGAAGAGCTTTTTAACGATTCTGTGTACTCGGAAAacacttcaagaagaaagtcaGTGACTCCGTCGATGACTAAATCAAGTACACCTTTCCAAGGGCAAACTGCGGGTATGAATCCGCTTTCATCAACTGCTAACAATAGATCTTCCTACAACGTTCCATCTTtagaggaagaagaagatgaagtcTCACCTTTTTGGCTCGATGTTCTTAACCCAACAGAAGAGGAGATGAAAGTATTAAGTAAAGCGTTTGGCATCCATCCCTTGACTACAGAAGACATTTTCCTAGGAGAAGCTCGCGAGAAAGTTGAGTTGTTCAAAGATTATTATTTGGTTTGTTTTAGAAGTTTCGATATCGTTGCTGAGAGGCACacgagaaagaagaagatgagacAAGACTCGATTGCACCCGAAAGAGAAAGTTTGCAGAAATCTCAACACTCTGTAAAGCGTTCACGGTGGTTACCAACTTTCCGTCGCCGCAGGAGATCTTCGACCATTAGAACAGCTACTGCAAGCTCTTTAAGCAACAAGCGCCGGAAGGATGAGAAggagcaagaagagaaaCAAAAGTACAAGAGAAAGTCTGGTGATAGACATAAGCCACGTCAAGGTGAATTAGAACCTTTGAACGTGTACATTATCGTTTTCAGAACCGGTGTGCTAACGTTCCATTTTGCTCCTACACCACATCCTATCAATgtgagaagaagagctcgtcttttgaaagattatTTAAGTGTTACCTCGGACTGGATAGCATACGCTTTGATCGATGACATCACAGACTCGTTCGCTCCGATGATTGAGCTGATCGAGGATGAAGTTTACGATATCGAGGACgcgatcttgaagatgCACCACAGCGAAGATTCAAGCAATGAGGACAGTGACGATTCGGACAGCAGCGACTCTGACAACGAGTCGTTCCCCTTCGACAGAAGTTCGCGCAGAACAGCATTCTCCAGAGGTACGAGGTCTTCAGGATCCTCATCAAGCAGAACCAGGTCGACTGGCGATTCCACTTTTAACGTCAACCTGATCGGTTGGAAGAAAAAGGGTGATATGCTTAGACGTATCGGAGAATGCCGTAAGAGGGTGATGAGTATATTGAGATTGCTGGGCTCGAAGGCAGATGTCATCAAAGGATTCTCCAAGAGATGTAACGAGCGTTGGGATGTTGCACCTCGTTCCGAGATAGGAATGTACTTGGGAGATATCCAGGACCACATCATCACCATGGTATCATCACTTAACCACTACGAGAAGCTTCTAAGCAGATCGCATTCGAACTACCTAGCCCAGATCAACATCGACATGACTAAGGTCAACAATGACATGAACGACGTTTTGGGTAAGATTACGATTCTTGGTACCGTCGTTCTGCCCATGAATGTTATCACTGGTCTATGGGGGATGAACGTTATCGTACCAGGCCAATTCAACGAGTCCTTGAACTGGTTCATGAGCATCTTTGCCTTCATGCTCGTTCTAGCCTATACGGCCTACGTATACACCAAGCGGAGGTTTGGGTTTTAA
- the SUB1 gene encoding chromatin-binding transcription coactivator SUB1 (similar to Saccharomyces cerevisiae SUB1 (YMR039C); ancestral locus Anc_2.602), translating to MSYYNRYRNKKKFDAGGGSSGSAGGNAGGLAPADAVFDLGKNKRVTVRQFRNVNLIDIREYYMDTSTGEMKPGKKGISLTEDLYDELLKHRLNIDEALRRFGSKRPRTKTVRLLSDDEDDSTSQTDMKETDPASKSNDDDEQSSRRKKKKPAPPTLLPQEAKRQNDEREANAVLVVPGVAKKSVEKNPELKTEEEVNASDEEFVQNLEAEMNRPDDDVSEEE from the coding sequence ATGTCATATTACAACAGATACAGgaataagaagaagttcGATGCCGGTGGTGGAAGTTCTGGGAGTGCTGGTGGGAACGCTGGTGGTCTGGCTCCCGCAGATGCAGTCTTCGATCTGGGGAAGAACAAGCGGGTCACAGTGAGACAGTTTAGAAATGTCAATTTGATCGATATTCGTGAGTACTACATGGATACGTCCACTGGCGAGATGAAGCCCGGGAAAAAGGGTATATCTCTGACAGAGGATCTGTACGACGAATTGCTGAAACATAGACtgaatattgatgaagccCTCAGGAGGTTTGGTTCCAAGAGACCGAGAACAAAGACTGTACGTTTGCTGTCggatgacgaagatgattcTACCAGTCAGACTGACATGAAAGAGACTGATCCTGCGTCTAAGAGtaacgatgatgacgaacAATCTTCACGTcgtaagaagaagaaaccagcACCACCAACTTTGCTGCCTCAAGAGGCGAAAAGACAGAACGATGAGAGAGAGGCCAACGCTGTTCTTGTGGTTCCCGGAGTCGCCAAGAAatctgttgaaaagaaccCTGAGCTCAAgactgaggaagaagtaAATgcaagtgatgaagaatttgtaCAGAATCTTGAAGCGGAGATGAATCGTCCAGACGACGACGTTTCTGAGGAGGAGTGA
- the YET2 gene encoding Yet2p (similar to Saccharomyces cerevisiae YET1 (YKL065C) and YET2 (YMR040W); ancestral locus Anc_2.603), whose protein sequence is MVTLFTIVLPLPYRVRKVLYNGYYKWTASRQFQTVYYIFGSIVGLLFVDSWKRAQVKVSLYHHKKYGQEDSDPAAVTPIQALASRAYNQRNVYISGFILYFMVCIPTVMTIVRRLVKYQNLINEENATMKKDTKRERPVEDKDIDDLMEELKKRDASLEGLQKQVKNLEDYFDKQNDESALERADESLKKDQ, encoded by the coding sequence ATGGTAACCCTTTTCACCATCGTTTTACCTCTACCCTATAGAGTTCGGAAAGTTTTGTACAATGGTTATTATAAATGGACTGCCAGTAGACAGTTTCAAACAGTTTACTATATCTTTGGTTCCATTGTGGGTTTGCTGTTTGTGGACTCATGGAAGAGAGCTCAAGTTAAAGTTTCGTTGTACCACCATAAGAAGTACGGTCAGGAGGATTCAGACCCAGCTGCAGTAACCCCAATACAGGCTTTAGCCTCTAGAGCTTATAACCAGCGGAATGTTTATATCTCAGGGTTCATTTTGTACTTTATGGTTTGCATTCCAACGGTTATGACTATTGTGAGAAGGTTGGTCAAGTATCAaaacttgatcaatgaGGAGAATGCtacaatgaagaaggataCTAAAAGAGAGAGACCTGTAGAAGACAAGGATATCGATGATTTGATGGAAGAATTAAAAAAGAGAGATGCTTCTCTTGAAGGTTTACAGAAGCAAGTCAAGAATTTAGAGGATTACTTCGATAAGCAAAACGATGAATCAGCCCTTGAGAGAGCAGatgaaagtttgaagaaagatcaatag
- the ARA2 gene encoding D-arabinose 1-dehydrogenase (NAD(P)(+)) ARA2 (similar to Saccharomyces cerevisiae ARA2 (YMR041C); ancestral locus Anc_2.604) gives MRPIGPCNVPVSENDIASLPALVLGGAVLNTQYNDDPTQVPIDEMLRYAFSHGITAIDTSPYYGPSELIYGNALDALKQEFPRETYFICTKVGRVRLDEFDYSKEHVRFSVLRSCQRLRTSYLDLVYLHDIEFVPLQNTLEALRELRALKAEGIIKNFGLSGYPVDYLKYVTKKCVLEPEIGPLDAVLSYCNLNLQNTLLEDHYDSWKSDSQLKVINNGSILSMSLLRAQETKTFHPCSQELRQLASKAAEYTRDNSVDLADLATRYAIAKWLDKGSTVLGVSTLQELQEALKNYWLVQDNGGCLDANDTKLVKHIQGAIFGDHMNETWNSGIRHDDM, from the coding sequence ATGAGACCTATAGGCCCTTGTAACGTACCAGTCAGTGAAAATGATATCGCTAGTTTGCCTGCTCTAGTCTTAGGAGGTGCTGTATTGAACACTCAGTACAATGACGACCCTACTCAAGTACCTATTGATGAAATGTTGAGGTATGCATTCTCTCATGGTATAACTGCTATCGATACTTCACCTTACTATGGCCCCAGTGAATTGATCTACGGAAATGCATTGGATGCCTTGAAGCAAGAGTTCCCTCGTGAGACTTACTTCATCTGTACCAAGGTGGGTCGTGTTCGGTTGGATGAGTTTGATTACTCTAAAGAGCATGTCAGGTTCAGCGTTCTCAGATCGTGTCAAAGACTGAGAACATCGTATTTGGACCTGGTATATCTACATGACATTGAGTTTGTACCTCTTCAAAACACTTTAGAAGCTTTGAGAGAGTTAAGAGCGTTGAAAGCCGAAGGtatcatcaagaactttggGCTTTCAGGCTACCCAGTAGACTATTTGAAGTATGTGACTAAAAAATGCGTTCTTGAGCCAGAAATCGGTCCTTTGGATGCTGTACTATCGTACTGTAACCTGAATCTGCAAAACACCCTTTTGGAAGACCACTACGATAGTTGGAAGTCGGATTCGCAGCTCAAAGTTATCAATAACGGGTCCATCCTGAGTATGTCGCTACTGAGAGCACAGGAGACCAAGACTTTTCACCCATGTTCTCAGGAATTACGTCAGTTGGCATCAAAAGCTGCGGAATACACCAGGGACAATAGCGTTGACTTAGCAGACCTGGCAACAAGGTACGCAATTGCCAAATGGTTGGACAAAGGAAGCACTGTACTAGGTGTAAGTACTTTACAAGAACTGCAAGAAGCACTGAAGAACTATTGGCTGGTGCAAGACAACGGCGGCTGCCTAGATGCCAACGATACAAAACTTGTTAAACACATTCAAGGTGCCATCTTCGGCGACCACATGAACGAGACTTGGAACTCGGGAATCCGACATGACGATATGTAA
- the TDEL0B06980 gene encoding uncharacterized protein (similar to Saccharomyces cerevisiae YKL065W-A; ancestral locus Anc_2.605), producing MNPTVVRSFQRSAVRLAAHAEHGQGSVGKWMSTAGGVALLLTGGALVVAQRNNDQNSHIRNIFKNERGTGARHL from the coding sequence ATGAATCCAACAGTAGTAAGAAGCTTCCAAAGATCGGCCGTTAGGTTAGCAGCCCATGCAGAACATGGACAGGGGTCTGTAGGTAAGTGGATGTCCACTGCTGGCGGTGTGGCATTGCTTTTGACTGGTGGAGCTTTAGTAGTGGCTCAGAGAAATAATGATCAGAACAGTCACATTCGtaacatcttcaagaatgagAGAGGAACTGGTGCTAGACACTTGTaa
- the YNK1 gene encoding nucleoside diphosphate kinase (similar to Saccharomyces cerevisiae YNK1 (YKL067W); ancestral locus Anc_2.606): MSNNERTFIAIKPDGVQRGLISKIIGRFEDRGFKLVGIKLVTPTENLLKQHYAEHVDKPFFPKMLSYMMSGPVLATVWEGKDVVKQGRTILGATNPLNSSPGTIRGDFAIDMGRNVCHGSDSVESAEREINLWFKKEELVDWKLNQLGWIYE, from the coding sequence ATGTCCAACAACGAGAGAACTTTCATTGCCATCAAACCTGACGGAGTTCAAAGAGGTCTAATTTCCAAGATCATTGGCCGTTTCGAAGACAGAGGTTTCAAATTGGTCGGTATCAAATTGGTCACTCCAACTGAAAACCTATTGAAGCAACACTATGCTGAACACGTTGATAAGCCATTCTTCCCAAAGATGCTTTCTTACATGATGTCTGGTCCAGTCTTGGCTACTGTCTGGGAAGGTAAGGATGTCGTCAAGCAAGGTAGAACAATCCTGGGTGCTACTAACCCACTAAACAGCTCCCCAGGTACCATCAGAGGTGATTTTGCCATCGATATGGGCAGAAACGTCTGTCATGGTAGTGACTCCGTCGAAAGCGCAGAACGTGAAATCAACCTTTGGttcaagaaggaagaaCTTGTGGACTGGAAACTTAATCAATTGGGCTGGATCTACGAGTAA
- the ARG80 gene encoding Arg80p (similar to Saccharomyces cerevisiae ARG80 (YMR042W); ancestral locus Anc_2.607), whose translation MCKGHQLFFFHFTRCKAHRMEQSQEQENKKMGHNEMMRAQDEDPSTMDQSNSATPVSIEGKGAKQKVPVKYIANPARRHVTFAKRRHGIMKKAYELSVLTGANVLLLILSKSGLVYTFTTPKLERIVREQEGKRLIRQCLQEETMGETT comes from the coding sequence ATGTGTAAAGGGCATCagctttttttttttcatttcaCACGTTGTAAGGCTCATCGCATGGAACAATcacaagaacaagagaacaagaagatgggACACAATGAAATGATGCGAGCTCAGGATGAGGACCCTTCAACGATGGACCAATCGAATAGCGCAACCCCCGTTAGCATCGAGGGCAAGGGCGCAAAACAAAAAGTGCCGGTCAAATACATAGCGAATCCCGCCCGAAGACATGTTACATTTGCCAAGAGACGTCACGGAATCATGAAGAAGGCATATGAATTGTCAGTTCTCACAGGAGCCAACGTCCTACTCTTAATATTGTCAAAATCAGGATTAGTGTACACTTTCACTACACCAAAATTGGAACGTATAGTGAGGGAACAAGAGGGCAAGAGACTGATACGACAATGTTTACAGGAAGAGACAATGGGAGAGACAACGTAA
- the MCM1 gene encoding transcription factor MCM1 (similar to Saccharomyces cerevisiae MCM1 (YMR043W); ancestral locus Anc_2.608), protein MSDIEDVEDTGSRTGQPKERRKIEIKFIENKTRRHVTFSKRKHGIMKKAFELSVLTGTQVLLLVVSETGLVYTFSTPKFEPIVTQQEGRNLIQACLNAPDDDEEEEEEEDEDAREGAEENDSSNQVSSSEQQQQIQQQQQIQQQQQQIQQQQQQQIQQQNQPQQLLNNPLKQEGIKNHSMHPAMNPGHGIPAGVPSAPMGMPQQNPHQPHPGMPHPHLQGFPNSASPYLNPEQNAVYQQYFQESQQGQY, encoded by the coding sequence ATGTCAGATATCGAGGATGTGGAAGATACTGGGTCTCGTACTGGTCAACCCAaggagagaagaaagatagAGATCAAATTTATCGAGAACAAGACCAGACGTCATGTGACGTTCTCCAAGAGGAAGCACGGTATTATGAAGAAGGCATTCGAGTTGTCTGTGTTGACCGGAACCCAGGTTTTACTTCTGGTTGTCTCTGAGACTGGGTTGGTTTACACTTTCAGTACTCCCAAATTCGAACCTATAGTGACACAACAAGAGGGTCGAAATTTGATTCAGGCTTGTTTAAATGCCCcagatgatgacgaagaggaagaagaagaggaggatgaggatgcGCGAGAAGGAGCAGAGGAAAACGATAGTAGTAATCAAGTAAGTTCCAGcgaacaacaacagcagatccagcaacagcaacagatccagcaacaacaacagcagatccagcagcaacaacagcagcagatCCAACAACAAAATCAGCCACAGCAACTGCTGAATAATCCGCTCAAGCAGGAAGGAATCAAAAATCATTCGATGCATCCTGCAATGAACCCTGGTCACGGGATACCCGCAGGTGTGCCGAGTGCTCCCATGGGTATGCCCCAGCAAAACCCTCACCAACCTCATCCCGGTATGCCACACCCACATCTACAAGGTTTCCCAAACTCAGCTTCTCCTTATCTCAACCCAGAACAAAACGCAGTTTATCAACAATATTTCCAAGAATCTCAACAAGGTCAGTACTGA
- the IOC4 gene encoding Ioc4p (similar to Saccharomyces cerevisiae IOC4 (YMR044W); ancestral locus Anc_2.609) encodes MYRYSIFHHYDQGSQRFEDQTNFKIRGRVQKSFKMGPIYQPTDVVLAKVKGYPAWPAMVVPNELIPENVLRTKHQQMSKRKTAADDDPANGEEDDLDDDDPSKFIVYSDILKFKKFSTSRPQYCVKFFCDDSYIWVKSADLKPLTLEQCNAWLAKPSSRNKKLIPAFEMASKGSDGIDVWEFIEYGSAGKPGEEEYVESLDDEEEEDVSIDENSGEEYEEGRRKSTRQKHKREKQESRNKRATRSRRQANESDDEPLESEDEVIVPKAKRAKVKVKSKGKPSIPKYKYEDDEDWTLVGMGPQDLSIQKFASPYAKTLTQKRQFDDHVETKLELADRLHGINKLLLDILIPNERKGQNSRDGYEVLLYELSEALSTRGFHDKFLTIFQSNNELLSYFRLLFNMKGEDLRKWDLWDELQQDFESIYRYKFIPDQEEWSRERQLIEEVDELIEENGKEAIRTSDIKQEQEVDTAN; translated from the coding sequence ATGTATCGTTATtcgatttttcaccattatGATCAAGGTAGtcaaaggtttgaagatcaaacaaatttcaaaatacgTGGCAGGGTTCaaaaaagcttcaaaatggGCCCTATTTATCAGCCGACAGATGTTGTACTGGCAAAAGTGAAGGGCTATCCGGCTTGGCCCGCAATGGTGGTACCGAATGAACTTATACCGGAAAATGTTCTTAGAACCAAACATCAACAGATGAGCAAACGCAAGACTGCggctgatgatgatccaGCCAacggtgaagaagatgatttagATGATGACGATCCGAGTAAATTCATTGTTTATTCTgacattttgaagtttaAGAAATTCAGTACGTCAAGACCGCAATACTGTGTCAAGTTCTTTTGTGATGATTCCTATATTTGGGTTAAAAGTGCGGACCTTAAACCGTTGACTTTGGAGCAATGTAATGCTTGGCTGGCGAAACCATCGTCAAGGAATAAAAAGTTGATACCTGCGTTTGAAATGGCCAGTAAAGGTTCAGATGGAATCGACGTCTGGGAATTTATAGAGTACGGGTCAGCCGGCAAACcaggagaagaagagtatGTGGAATCTCTAGATGAcgaggaggaagaggatgtTTCGATAGATGAGAACAGTGGCGAAGAGTACGAGGAAGGtagaagaaagagtacTAGGCAAAAGCACAAGCGAGAAAAACAGGAATCCCGCAATAAACGAGCCACACGTTCAAGAAGGCAAGCTAATGaatctgatgatgagccGCTGGAgagtgaagatgaagtgaTAGTACCAAAGGCAAAGAGAGCTAAAGTAAAAGTAAAGAGCAAAGGGAAACCATCGATTCCAAAATATAaatatgaagatgacgaggatTGGACTCTTGTCGGGATGGGTCCACAGGATTTATCCattcaaaaatttgcaaGCCCTTACGCAAAAACTTTAACTCAAAAACGGCAGTTTGATGATCATGTTGAGACAAAGTTGGAACTTGCAGATAGATTGCATGGCATCAATAAACTATTGCTCGACATTCTTATTCCGAATGAACGGAAGGGCCAGAATTCTAGAGACGGTTATGAAGTACTTCTATATGAGTTGAGTGAGGCATTGTCAACAAGAGGGTTTCATGATAAATTTTTAACCATCTTTCAATCGAACAACGAGCTACTCTCATACTTCAGGCTTCTGTTCAATATGAAGGGTGAAGATTTGAGAAAATGGGATTTATGGGATGAGCTCCAACAAGATTTTGAGTCCATCTACAGGTACAAATTTATACCTGATCAAGAGGAATGGTCGAGAGAAAGGCAGCTTATCGAGGAAGTAGATGAACTTATCGAAGAGAATGGTAAAGAGGCAATCAGGACAAGTGACATAAAACAAGAACAGGAAGTAGATACCGCGAATTAG